The genome window CTGCCCACAGACGGGCAACCTCTGGGGATAAATCATCCCAATGTACACCCTCCAAAGCCCCTTGCAGAGCATAGAGATAGTAGCAAATCGGAATGGTTATGGCGGGATTTTGGGCTTTCAATCGTTTGTAGGTATTGACCACGCCGACCGATTTCAAATCCCTAACGGTGACTATGCCGACTTCCGCTAGCTGCTGGGCAATGGTTGGGACAATGTTTTTGAGTCCTTTTAGAGGGGTAAAATCATTTATGGTGCCTCCTGGATGAAGTTGCCCTGGTGTGCGGGATCCCTCAGACATCATTCGAGAATAACTTAGAGAAAAACTCATTTCATTAACCCCAATTCTCGCCGAATTTCTTCTAAAAACAAGTGCCAATATTCCTCAAACGGATAAGCAAAAATCGGCTTACTCAAATGTGACTGCTCCCTTCTGTCGGATCCGCCATGCAATAGGCGGCCCACAATTCCTGGCCATCAATCCCCAACCTAGCCAAGGGATCCCAAATCCACCGAGAGCTTGCATGCATTGTGAGCTGACCCACGGGAAAGATCCTCTCGATCCGAACGACAAGGTTCTATTAGGCAACTTATTTATGCAACTGAGTGCATAGCTAGACTATATATACACCTTGTTGAATATGTCAAGAGGATCCCATTGGCCTTAACTCATGCGATTTTGGCGGCTTTACAGGAAGAGCCCTGTAGTGGCTACGACCTGATGAAACGGTTTGACGGCTCCGTTGGTTTTTTCTGGCAGGCCAGCCACCAGCAGATCTATCGGGAGCTCAGCAAGCTAGAAGATCTGGGCCTATTGCAGTCAGAGGCAATCCGACAAGCCCACCGGCCCGACAAAAAGATCTACCGTGTTACGGATAAGGGGTTGAATTATCTGCGTCAGTGGATCCTGGAGCCGGGGGCAGCTTCTCCAACTCGGGATGAACTGTTGGTGAAAACCTTTGCCGGACATTTGGTGGATTGGCCCGCTTTCAAAGCGCTACTCGAACAGCAGCGGGGACAACACCTGGAACGCCTAGCCATCTATCGCCGCATTGAAGCAACCTATTTTTCGGATCCCCAAACCTTGCCTCGTCCATACCGCTTTCAGTACGCCACCCTACGCAAGGGCATCCGCTCTGAAGAGTCATGGCTGGCTTGGTGTGAGGAGATCATGACCCTACTGCAGCCGGATTGATACAACTAAGGGGAAGCGATCTACATTGCCGTTCACCCAGGGGGATCCCATGACCGTACAACGTTCCGGCCCACCTCCTATTGTCTATATCTTGTTGCTGGGTTTGTTGGGGGGCGGCGGCTGGTATGCCCATCGTTCCGGCCTGTTGAATACTTGGCTCAATCGTCCGACCCCGACCCAAGCTGGGATCCCGGCTGTTTCTCCACAAACACCCACGCCTCCATCCACCCAACAGCCGCAAGCACAAGCCCCAAATGCCCCAAGTAGCCCCATTAATCTTGATACCTCTTTACCGAACCCTGCGGTAATCCAAATGGATGGCAGTGTCACCATGATCCGCATCGTCTTGGCCCTGCGAGCGGGCTACACCCAACAAAATCCCAGCATTCCCATCGCCTACGGGATCCCGGATGGTAAGCCGAATGGGTCCAACGCTGGTATGCGGGCCCTACTGGACGGTCAGATTCAAATCGCTGCCACTTCCCGCCCCCTCAATGCCACTGAAGTCCAAGCGGGTTTACAAGGGATCCCGATTGCCAAGGATGCTCTGGCGGTAGCGGTGGGGGTGAATAACCCCTACAAAGGCGGCCTGACGATGCAGCAGCTAGCGGATATCTTTCAAGGGCGCATCACCAACTGGAGCCAAGTGGGTGGCCCGGATCGCCCGATTCGTGTCCTCAACCGTGCCCGTGACAGTGGGACTGCCAGTGTTTTTCAAGAGTTGGTGTTGCTGGGGTTACCTTTTGCCCCAGATGGGCCAAACTTTACCACCGCCAGTGAAGATGTCACCACACCGCTTCTGCGGGCTCTCGGAGAAGAT of Thermostichus vulcanus str. 'Rupite' contains these proteins:
- a CDS encoding TfoX/Sxy family protein; the protein is MSFSLSYSRMMSEGSRTPGQLHPGGTINDFTPLKGLKNIVPTIAQQLAEVGIVTVRDLKSVGVVNTYKRLKAQNPAITIPICYYLYALQGALEGVHWDDLSPEVARLWAETSLTNLNGDP
- a CDS encoding phosphate ABC transporter substrate-binding protein, whose protein sequence is MTVQRSGPPPIVYILLLGLLGGGGWYAHRSGLLNTWLNRPTPTQAGIPAVSPQTPTPPSTQQPQAQAPNAPSSPINLDTSLPNPAVIQMDGSVTMIRIVLALRAGYTQQNPSIPIAYGIPDGKPNGSNAGMRALLDGQIQIAATSRPLNATEVQAGLQGIPIAKDALAVAVGVNNPYKGGLTMQQLADIFQGRITNWSQVGGPDRPIRVLNRARDSGTASVFQELVLLGLPFAPDGPNFTTASEDVTTPLLRALGEDGITYSTVDQVENQQTVRIVPIDGQMPTREAIQRGSYPLSRSVFLAVPRKTSPAVADFINYATSDAGQQIIGRTEFIPLR
- a CDS encoding PadR family transcriptional regulator, which gives rise to MALTHAILAALQEEPCSGYDLMKRFDGSVGFFWQASHQQIYRELSKLEDLGLLQSEAIRQAHRPDKKIYRVTDKGLNYLRQWILEPGAASPTRDELLVKTFAGHLVDWPAFKALLEQQRGQHLERLAIYRRIEATYFSDPQTLPRPYRFQYATLRKGIRSEESWLAWCEEIMTLLQPD